TCGGCCTTTAAGAATATCGTTACTGCGGCCAAAGATATCGGCCTGGATTGCATTTTCCACATTGCCAATAGCGGCGCTATCATGGATATCCCGGGCAGCTACTTTGATATGGTCAGGCCCGGCATAATGACATATGGTTATTATCCGTCTCTTGAAACTTCCGAGTCCATCGACATAAAGCCCGCACTGTCCCTGAAGTCAAACGTGGTACAGATAAAAACTTTCAAGGGGGGAATGAGCGTAAGTTATGGAAGAAAATATTTCACGAAGGGGCCGACACGCATCGCGGTAGTGCCGATAGGCTACGGAGACGGATTCACGAGACTATTGTCGGGAAAAGCATCGGTCCTCATAAATGGGAAGATGTATCGGATAGTCGGGACCATCACCATGGATCACTTGATGGTCGATTTGGAGAACGATCCGAAAGTACAGGTCGGAGACGGAGTAACTTTGATAGGAAAGGACTGCGGTCTGGGAATTTCCGCATGGGATATTGCGTCGAAATTGGGAACTATTCCTTATGAGGTATTGTGTATGATTAATAATCGTGTGCCACGATTGTACCATAATGAA
This sequence is a window from Candidatus Acidiferrales bacterium. Protein-coding genes within it:
- the alr gene encoding alanine racemase codes for the protein MRATRAEVDLSAIRYNIKQVVRKVGNVRVLGVMKANAYGHGIVEASKAALESGASYLGVALAEEGIELRRHTGAPILVFSPPFDESFEDYVGFDLEATITSVDSARALNSVSKVAGKKTKVQIKIDTGMGRIGFFPEVAVEAIRAIADLDSLSIAGIYSHFATSDESNKEFARHQLSAFKNIVTAAKDIGLDCIFHIANSGAIMDIPGSYFDMVRPGIMTYGYYPSLETSESIDIKPALSLKSNVVQIKTFKGGMSVSYGRKYFTKGPTRIAVVPIGYGDGFTRLLSGKASVLINGKMYRIVGTITMDHLMVDLENDPKVQVGDGVTLIGKDCGLGISAWDIASKLGTIPYEVLCMINNRVPRLYHNESNMD